TTGGCCTCGGGTCTTCTGGTGTCATATTTATTTACTCCTTACTGACTTGGTTCTGAATACAAACGAGGGCTGTTCCTGAAGAAAACCTCCGAAACAGCCCTCATTTGGCGTACTTTAGATGGGTACACACGTAACAAATCTCACACTCCAAACAAATACTGTCAAGACCCCGCTGATCTCTCAAGATTTGTCACGCTATTACTCAGTGTGGATTATTCCTTTTGTTTTTTGTCAACTTACTCTGATCGACTTACCGACCTTCAGTGTGGTCTTCGATGTCAATCCATTGAGCTTGCAAAGTTTAGCCACAGATGTGCCGTATTTGGCCGCGATGCCGGAGAGAGTATCCCCTTGACGTATCTTGTGGACGGCGATGCTTGAGCCCTTGGAGCCCGAAGACTTCTTCTTTTTGGCAAGATAAGAAGTGCCTGTGATGGCTTTTTGAGTGTTTCTCTTGACAAATACGTACTGTTCCTTGAGGGGAATACCGGTGTCAAAGTTGATGATCTCTTCCGGATTGATGGGGATACCCATAAATCTTGTTTCGAAGTGGAGGTGTGGCCCTGTCGAACGACCGGTGTTTCCTCCGAGACCGATAGGTTCACCTGCTCTGACAATCTGTCCTTCTTGGATCAAATGCTTCGAAAGGTGCCCATAAACTGTCTCCAACCCATTGGGGTGACGCACCACGATGTAGTTGCCATAACCCTTGCGCTCAAAACTGACGATACGCACCTTGCCATCGAAGGCCGAACGAATCGTGTCGCCCACTTGTACCTTGAGGTCTATGCCGTAGTGCATACGACGGAAGCGACGGCGGTAGCCAAATCGAGATGTGGTAGCGGTAATGGTGGTCAGGGGGTAAGAGAATTCGGTACAATTGATGGAACAAGTGTCAGGAATCTGCACGGACTTGTTTCCTGCGAAGGGATTGACATACTCACTCCAAGAGTCCTCTCCATAGAGATCCACTGCGGGAAACTCCAACTCCTCTTCGGAGACTTCGCTCATCATTTTCTTTAGTTCAAGGACTCTTCTGTTGTCCTTGATGGG
This is a stretch of genomic DNA from Porphyromonas cangingivalis. It encodes these proteins:
- a CDS encoding peptidoglycan DD-metalloendopeptidase family protein, which codes for MTFRQILLLCSGSFLLSFANATTPPVKKLEVPAQKLEVPSPATTQPKKKGKEEIKPSAELLADNLPIKDNRRVLELKKMMSEVSEEELEFPAVDLYGEDSWSEYVNPFAGNKSVQIPDTCSINCTEFSYPLTTITATTSRFGYRRRFRRMHYGIDLKVQVGDTIRSAFDGKVRIVSFERKGYGNYIVVRHPNGLETVYGHLSKHLIQEGQIVRAGEPIGLGGNTGRSTGPHLHFETRFMGIPINPEEIINFDTGIPLKEQYVFVKRNTQKAITGTSYLAKKKKSSGSKGSSIAVHKIRQGDTLSGIAAKYGTSVAKLCKLNGLTSKTTLKVGKSIRVS